A stretch of Brassica napus cultivar Da-Ae chromosome C6, Da-Ae, whole genome shotgun sequence DNA encodes these proteins:
- the BNAC06G24340D gene encoding auxin-responsive protein SAUR78 — protein sequence MAKVGKLTKLKSAIKKWPSFAKNHHHSSSSAAVSDELSEDNNLHVVYVGQTRRPYMLRPDIISHPLFQELVVRSSRSAKQEREIVVACEVVLFEHLLWMLNSGQEGGSVEELAEFYTC from the coding sequence ATGGCCAAAGTTGGGAAGCTGACAAAGCTCAAGTCGGCGATAAAGAAATGGCCTTCATTCGCCAAGAACCACCACCACTCATCCTCCTCAGCCGCCGTCTCCGATGAGCTCTCAGAGGACAACAATCTCCATGTTGTTTATGTTGGTCAGACTCGAAGACCTTACATGCTTAGACCGGACATCATCTCTCACCCACTCTTTCAAGAACTGGTGGTTCGGTCTTCTAGATCTGCTAAACAAGAACGTGAGATTGTTGTAGCTTGTGAAGTTGTGTTGTTCGAGCACTTGTTGTGGATGCTTAACAGTGGTCAAGAAGGAGGATCCGTTGAAGAATTGGCAGAGTTCTATACTTGTTGA